A single region of the Drosophila takahashii strain IR98-3 E-12201 chromosome 2R, DtakHiC1v2, whole genome shotgun sequence genome encodes:
- the LOC108058522 gene encoding sulfotransferase 1E1-like: MERVQVTPRSFPTNLIDKDWANRKHMHKKNSEHFLSLVHDMKLRDDDVWVVTLPKCGTTWMQELSWLLLNNCDFAGALAKDQELRSPFLEFGFSLHDDVQRSFGPIEKLNSPRLIKSHLPLALLPSKLWEGQHKVIYVFRNPLDHWVSRYYHGVTFGFHYGKTLHQFFDEILASDDFATEIIEHAHEFYQLRNEPWVFYTSFERMKKDLRGVINDVSSFLNKPINEQQMEQLLKHLSFEEMKKNPTTNHLWEFSQVKHKNAGKEKHPFVRRGDVNGYKDELTPEQIEKANIGIQRILEKNSVTMDELLLKNDP; encoded by the exons ATGGAACGCGTTCAGGTCACGCCGCGGAGTTTTCCCACAAACCTCATCGACAAAGACTGGGCGAACCGAAAGCATATGCATAAGAAAAACTCGGAGCATTTCCTTAGCTTGGTGCATGATATGAAACTTAGAGATGATGATGTGTGGGTAGTAACTCTGCCGAAATGTGGAACCACTTGGATGCAGGAATTATCTTGGCTCCTGCTGAATAATTGCGACTTTGCGGGAGCCTTGGCCAAAGATCAAGAGCTACGCAGTCCATTTCTCGA GTTTGGATTTTCCTTGCATGATGATGTGCAACGATCCTTCGGGCCCATTGAAAAATTGAACTCTCCTCGACTAATCAAATCTCATCTTCCCCTTGCTCTACTTCCCTCAAAGCTTTGGGAAGGGCAACACAAAGTTATCTATGTATTCCGGAATCCCCTAGATCATTGGGTATCTCGATATTATCACGGTGTGACTTTTGGTTTTCATTACGGCAAAACACTACATCAGTTTTTCGATGAGATCTTGGCCTCTGATGATTTTGCTACCGAGATAATTGAACACGCACATGAATTCTACCAATTGAGAAATGAACCCTGGGTCTTCTACACTAGTTTTGAGAGAATGAAGAAAGATCTGCGTGGTGTTATCAATGATGTCTCCAGTTTCCTGAATAAACCAATCAACGAACAGCAAATGGAGCAACTTCTTAAGCATTTGTCTttcgaagaaatgaaaa AAAATCCAACAACGAATCATTTGTGGGAGTTCTCCCAAGTTAAAcacaaaaatgctggcaaagAGAAACACCC aTTTGTGCGGCGTGGGGATGTTAATGGCTACAAGGATGAATTGACCCCCGAACAAATTGAGAAGGCTAACATTGGCATACAAAGAATCCTAGAGAAAAACTCAGTGACAATGGACGAACTATTACTCAAGAATGATCCCTAA
- the angel gene encoding protein angel yields the protein MYKSLLRTVKHQARSQIIRRSSSSGSQTNGKRKQKAEQMEARYDFNRRWTPVGDQPPGLGLHKLPTTFKLVSYNILAQDLLLEHLFLYVGIPQEFLTWRRRQQNLLRELIKLNPDILCLQEMQFDHLAPLVQGLRMGNGKKLAYVYKKKTGHRTDGCAIIYDSSKFELLDQRAVELHDQEVALLNRENVALFARFRFKKEPDQQKEFVVATTHLLYNPKRSDVRCAQVGRILEELSSFSTDTPIILTGDFNSQPDSSPLELLMGEEESAANSGALQFEIFDPGEGTASTYQDDWITVDYILRSLGTRSRHKLLPIGVYSLPSINRCSRVGQIPNHYLGSDHYALGAMFTVV from the coding sequence ATGTACAAATCCCTGCTCCGCACCGTTAAACACCAGGCCAGGTCGCAGATCAtcaggcgcagcagcagcagcggcagtcAGACAAACGGAAAACGCAAACAAAAAGCAGAGCAAATGGAGGCACGCTACGATTTCAACAGGCGCTGGACGCCAGTGGGGGATCAGCCGCCGGGATTGGGGCTCCACAAGCTGCCCACCACCTTCAAGCTGGTCTCGTACAACATTTTGGCTCAGGATCTGCTGCTGGAGCACCTCTTCCTGTACGTGGGCATTCCGCAGGAGTTTCTCACCTGGCGTCGCCGCCAGCAGAATCTCCTCCGGGAGCTGATCAAACTGAATCCGGACATCCTGTGCCTGCAGGAGATGCAGTTCGATCATCTGGCGCCACTCGTCCAAGGACTGCGCATGGGCAACGGCAAGAAGCTGGCCTATGTGTACAAAAAGAAGACGGGTCACCGCACCGATGGATGCGCCATCATCTACGACTCCTCCAAGTTCGAGTTGCTGGACCAGCGAGCCGTGGAGCTGCATGACCAGGAGGTGGCGCTGCTCAATCGCGAGAATGTGGCCCTGTTTGCCCGGTTCCGATTCAAAAAGGAACCGGATCAGCAAAAGGAATTCGTGGTGGCCACCACCCACTTGCTGTACAACCCCAAAAGGAGCGATGTGCGCTGCGCTCAGGTGGGCAGAATATTGGAGGAACTCTCCTCATTCTCCACGGACACACCTATAATTCTAACTGGTGACTTTAACAGTCAGCCCGACTCATCACCCCTTGAATTACTAATGGGTGAGGAGGAATCTGCTGCTAATTCCGGAGCTCTACAATTTGAGATCTTCGATCCGGGTGAGGGAACAGCCTCCACATACCAGGACGACTGGATCACCGTCGACTACATCCTGCGCTCGCTAGGAACGCGGAGCAGGCACAAGCTTTTGCCCATCGGCGTCTACTCACTGCCCTCCATCAATCGCTGCAGCCGAGTGGGCCAGATTCCCAACCACTACCTGGGCTCGGATCACTACGCTCTGGGCGCCATGTTCACCGTTGTCTAG
- the St1 gene encoding sulfotransferase 1B1 isoform X1 encodes MPQSSFFAKSVPFEQIDKLAISGGYSSIFASSKPAVPVVGNWEQRFCRLADTFQPVLDRVYDFEVREDDVWIVTLPKCGTTWMQELAWLVVNQCDFETAKSVDLTLRSPFLEFNGVVPNVPHDTIAAANALPSPRLIKSHLPAWMLPRQIWSKRPKIIYVYRNPKDAAISYFHHWRGMVGYQGTKSDFMHSFIDGYVNFTPCWPHVLDFWQLRHEPNIFFTSYERMKGQLGKVIAEVAQFLDREITGEQIQQMTEHLSFESMRDNPACNHVKEFESMKAAAGRDVEEFSSPHRFVRRGVVGSHKDELTADIIREFDLWSDINLRDYKLNMDDFANYSKFASA; translated from the exons ATGCCCCAGTCCAGCTTCTTTGCCAAGAGTGTGCCCTTCGAGCAGATCGACAAGTTGGCCATTAGCGGCGGCTACTCCTCGATCTTCGCCAGCAGTAAGCCGGCTGTTCCGGTAGTAGGAAATTGGGAGCAGCGCTTCTGTCGCCTCGCGGATACCTTTCAACCCGTTCTGGACAGAGTGTACGACTTTGAGGTTCGGGAGGACGATGTGTGGATAGTGACCCTGCCGAAATGCGGCACCACCTGGATGCAGGAACTCGCCTGGTTGGTGGTCAATCAGTGTGACTTCGAGACGGCCAAGAGCGTGGATCTCACGCTGAGATCACCCTTCCTGGA ATTTAATGGCGTGGTTCCCAATGTGCCACATGACACCATCGCTGCTGCGAATGCTCTGCCCTCACCGCGCCTCATCAAATCCCATCTGCCCGCCTGGATGCTCCCCCGGCAGATCTGGAGCAAGCGGCCCAAGATTATATACGTCTATCGCAATCCCAAGGATGCGGCCATCTCATACTTCCACCACTGGCGCGGAATGGTGGGCTACCAGGGCACCAAGTCGGACTTCATGCACTCCTTCATCGATGGCTATGTGAACTTCACGCCCTGCTGGCCGCATGTCCTGGACTTTTGGCAGCTGCGTCATGAGCCCAATATCTTTTTCACCAGCTATGAGCGGATGAAGGGTCAGTTGGGTAAGGTTATTGCAGAGGTGGCTCAATTCCTCGATCGTGAGATCACTGGGGAGCAAATCCAACAGATGACAGAGCATTTGTCCTTTGAGAGCATGCGCGATAATCCCGCCTGCAATCATGTCAAGGAGTTCGAGAGCATGAAGGCAGCTGCCGGAAGGGATGTGGAGGAGTTCAG TTCCCCCCACAGATTTGTTCGCCGCGGCGTCGTTGGCAGTCACAAAGATGAGCTCACCGCCGATATTATCCGGGAATTCGATCTCTGGTCGGACATCAATCTCAGGGATTACAAATTGAACATGGATGACTTTGCCAACTACAGCAAGTTCGCTTCCGCTTAA
- the St1 gene encoding sulfotransferase 1B1 isoform X2, with protein sequence MPQSSFFAKSVPFEQIDKLAISGGYSSIFASSKPAVPVVGNWEQRFCRLADTFQPVLDRVYDFEVREDDVWIVTLPKCGTTWMQELAWLVVNQCDFETAKSVDLTLRSPFLEFNGVVPNVPHDTIAAANALPSPRLIKSHLPAWMLPRQIWSKRPKIIYVYRNPKDAAISYFHHWRGMVGYQGTKSDFMHSFIDGYVNFTPCWPHVLDFWQLRHEPNIFFTSYERMKGQLGKVIAEVAQFLDREITGEQIQQMTEHLSFESMRDNPACNHVKEFESMKAAAGRDVEEFRFVRRGVVGSHKDELTADIIREFDLWSDINLRDYKLNMDDFANYSKFASA encoded by the exons ATGCCCCAGTCCAGCTTCTTTGCCAAGAGTGTGCCCTTCGAGCAGATCGACAAGTTGGCCATTAGCGGCGGCTACTCCTCGATCTTCGCCAGCAGTAAGCCGGCTGTTCCGGTAGTAGGAAATTGGGAGCAGCGCTTCTGTCGCCTCGCGGATACCTTTCAACCCGTTCTGGACAGAGTGTACGACTTTGAGGTTCGGGAGGACGATGTGTGGATAGTGACCCTGCCGAAATGCGGCACCACCTGGATGCAGGAACTCGCCTGGTTGGTGGTCAATCAGTGTGACTTCGAGACGGCCAAGAGCGTGGATCTCACGCTGAGATCACCCTTCCTGGA ATTTAATGGCGTGGTTCCCAATGTGCCACATGACACCATCGCTGCTGCGAATGCTCTGCCCTCACCGCGCCTCATCAAATCCCATCTGCCCGCCTGGATGCTCCCCCGGCAGATCTGGAGCAAGCGGCCCAAGATTATATACGTCTATCGCAATCCCAAGGATGCGGCCATCTCATACTTCCACCACTGGCGCGGAATGGTGGGCTACCAGGGCACCAAGTCGGACTTCATGCACTCCTTCATCGATGGCTATGTGAACTTCACGCCCTGCTGGCCGCATGTCCTGGACTTTTGGCAGCTGCGTCATGAGCCCAATATCTTTTTCACCAGCTATGAGCGGATGAAGGGTCAGTTGGGTAAGGTTATTGCAGAGGTGGCTCAATTCCTCGATCGTGAGATCACTGGGGAGCAAATCCAACAGATGACAGAGCATTTGTCCTTTGAGAGCATGCGCGATAATCCCGCCTGCAATCATGTCAAGGAGTTCGAGAGCATGAAGGCAGCTGCCGGAAGGGATGTGGAGGAGTTCAG ATTTGTTCGCCGCGGCGTCGTTGGCAGTCACAAAGATGAGCTCACCGCCGATATTATCCGGGAATTCGATCTCTGGTCGGACATCAATCTCAGGGATTACAAATTGAACATGGATGACTTTGCCAACTACAGCAAGTTCGCTTCCGCTTAA
- the LOC108058510 gene encoding uncharacterized protein has product MATTFAGSKFSKHVLVADEEEEGEEEEDSAESGSTSSFSLQECIDEFRARRIRRVSTQSRDCENNNNMPRQPRIRRSTDADLINQNRCNKEQERKGKPCQNGFCYCFTSDSGDCGSTAPPRDQHVRLPRRSRRSEGSKPAKQNNLDSQRQQAEKLHPAKPTNIKTTYKTPLTAVSRLKAVHGEDEPLIHIIQELHENCVVSEVRVNRQKLPLSGSNCQRHRHSSQSTKMQSYEPIAYQPSAPVLSNISEQESAVEEEQQQEKELPPSRRSSRSRRSSGAGGRLLQKRLSQGQVSFKARDSQLPPPKPPRRGSQSLDGKLSSQSSLTSTNPSVREAERVLDEFLRKRGVQVPVSKVEPSRRSFPLAEVEKPKSHKHLPTCPSLSDIERVVESKRGSNYARNIRQESSRKSAPSKEIIIGWTEPKITDMLNYEGKSASVFKTPAEPQVAIGWQAPRQQPQPVVPKVSLDTVDGSVCENLASNIKHKDTPIKYPSHTTGGQASQKFIWGEQWRNLSPWKANKPKSLGKKSKNFLNNSKKKILRFVSPKKSNQEEPPREEPIKQCTVGVQTSTSQLDLHSQSPPGSYHSPMQTTPSATTTSTRQQLDSSEQPYFDFERKVNAPTPPKKLPRVNRARKLDFQTEAAPTTYRSYQKDLDQDVTITKMGYLLSSIRAKLEASDERALRTFRDCSRSDPLERAHFQTESFDCTDGPSSLATTSVATTRLQRDLDSEPIYSEIEEDCLRIRGSPHHEVRTAAQLINETPTPTESSTAYVSESMPDATPSPADLSAMYARVQKTPKNSPQMKLQEQAQVIQPPIIPPAVNKQIRPPVIQNQIMDKAVQPTKTIQQLPSPAIQPPTQPVALGHFLHESLKNGNFFQFMPLPEEPSGTESSCSASQTTESSVIRQPPVKSPPPLTHQSLNNISEQHSPPKKNRNLSRSELSLQRSEIFLDNLCRSELVLDRLEKVPNNTSQLDSVSYDMPNEGADELYADYSLGEAGSSFATNDYGSGHIEPEPANQSTPKKKQSQRFTTKPSRNLTIDINDGPATPLRSFGQNLSFSCPTTPQQAEASKVEDPGLHNSSSLGELMQTMPNPSDSQLMSVSALARYRLLKNALRRSYRKGKDFFLAEKQRLTHSLNLSRDQSNQTDGELDSSSYYASFNLDSLLNESLNPSEQLAQAVSICRQMPELEISAEMVEAERLLLFSSLQKVAPLGCQLSETALAARRQSQCLLIDAMELPVRADVSQDMFFNYHYICTFECGGRIRSTQSVECQNGSAIFRDCGLEFYSGDKAESLELRCQIFMLRLRKVSTLALEPSKSLRRGSGNLGSANSSSSAGSSNEQIISRFRLHASFKLRAMDLAPFHLVATESRASDKICLRSSRSWQLPLTTHTKSTNLGPAISITGRVDLRLPKGRFSGYLNVQDPKNRHHWNRRWCSLDGVRLSVWQHEDNLGDDSPIFSLELPGCGQSSIAAAPRDLCARARSFLVQGKESDYESGVFFAADTQPELLKWLTHLNEALDFARHWLGST; this is encoded by the exons ATGGCCACC ACTTTTGCAGGTTCAAAGTTCTCGAAACATGTTCTAGTGGCcgacgaagaagaagagggggaggaggaggaggattccGCCGAGTCCGGTTCCACGTCGTCGTTCAGCCTGCAGGAGTGCATCGATGAGTTCCGTGCCCGCCGCATCCGCCGGGTGTCCACGCAAAGTCGCGACtgcgaaaacaacaacaacatgccCAGGCAGCCCCGCATCCGCAGATCCACGGATGCGGACCTAATCAACCAGAATCGCTGCAACAAGGAGCAGGAGCGCAAGGGGAAGCCCTGCCAGAATGGCTTCTGCTACTGCTTCACCAGCGACAGCGGCGATTGCGGCTCCACGGCGCCGCCACGTGACCAACACGTGCGATTGCCTCGACGCAGCAGGCGTTCCGAGGGCTCTAAG CCCGCCAAGCAGAACAATCTGGACAGCCAGCGACAGCAGGCGGAGAAACTTCATCCAGCCAAGCCGACCAACATAAAAACCACCTATAAAACCCCTCTAACCGCTGTCAGTCGCCTGAAAGCCGTTCACGGCGAGGATGAACCGCTTATCCACATCATCCAGGAGCTGCACGAGAACTGTGTGGTCTCCGAGGTGCGCGTAAATCGCCAAAAGCTGCCTCTTTCCGGCTCCAATTGCCAGCGGCACAGGCACAGCTCGCAGTCCACCAAAATGCAGTCCTACGAACCGATAGCCTACCAGCCCTCGGCTCCCGTGCTGTCCAACATCAGCGAACAGGAGTCGGCtgtggaggaggagcagcagcaggaaaaggAGCTTCCCCCCAGTCGCAGGAGCTCCCGTTCGCGTCGCAGTTCCGGAGCAGGTGGACGCCTGCTGCAGAAGCGACTCTCGCAGGGCCAAGTCAGCTTCAAGGCACGCGATTCCCAGTTGCCGCCGCCGAAGCCACCGCGACGCGGCTCCCAAAGTCTGGACGGGAAGCTGTCGTCGCAGTCCTCGCTCACCTCCACCAATCCCTCGGTGCGCGAGGCGGAGCGAGTGCTGGACGAGTTTCTGCGCAAGCGCGGCGTTCAGGTGCCCGTCAGCAAGGTGGAACCTTCGCGCAGATCCTTTCCCCTGG CCGAGGTGGAGAAGCCCAAGAGCCACAAACATCTGCCCACCTGCCCCTCACTCAGCGACATTGAGCGCGTGGTGGAGTCCAAGCGGGGTTCGAACTACGCAAGGAATATTCGCCAGGAGAGCAGTCGGAAAAGTGCGCCCAGCAAGGAGATCATCATTGGCTGGACGGAGCCGAAAATCACCGATATGTTGAACTACGAGGGAAAGTCGGCCAGCGTGTTTAAAACGCCGGCGGAACCGCAAGTGGCTATTGGATGGCAAGCGCCTAGGCAACAACCGCAGCCTGTGGTCCCAAAAGTTTCCCTGGACACTGTGGACGGCAGTGTGTGCGAGAATCTTGCCTCGAATATAAAACACAAGGACACGCCCATTAAATATCCAAGCCATACAACTGGTGGGCAGGCCAGTCAGAAGTTTATCTGGGGTGAGCAGTGGCGGAATCTCTCCCCCTGGAAGGCTAACAAACCGAAGAGCCTGGGAAAGAAATCCAAGAACTTTCTGAACAACTCCAAAAAGAAAATCTTGCGATTTGTATCGCCCAAGAAGTCTAATCAAGAGGAGCCACCGAGGGAGGAGCCCATAAAACAGTGCACTGTTGGCGTGCAGACCTCTACTTCGCAGCTGGACCTGCACTCCCAGTCGCCGCCGGGCAGCTATCACTCACCCATGCAGACCACGCCCTCGGCCACGACCACATCCACGCGCCAGCAGTTGGACAGCAGCGAGCAACCCTACTTTGATTTCGAGCGCAAGGTGAACGCTCCGACGCCGCCAAAGAAGCTGCCCCGCGTTAACAGAGCTCGCAAGTTGGATTTTCAAACGGAAGCGGCACCCACCACGTATCGCTCGTACCAGAAGGACCTCGATCAGGATGTGACCATCACCAAGATGGGCTATCTGCTGAGCAGCATTCGTGCCAAGTTGGAGGCCAGCGATGAGAGAGCATTGAGAACCTTTCGG GACTGCTCCCGCTCCGATCCCCTTGAGCGAGCTCACTTTCAAACCGAGAGCTTCGACTGCACAGATGGACCCAGCAGCCTGGCCACCACCTCCGTGGCCACCACCCGACTGCAGCGTGATCTCGACAGCGAACCCATTTACTCGGAGATCGAGGAGGACTGCTTGCGGATTAGAGGAAGTCCGCATCACGAGGTTAGGACTGCAGCGCAGTTAATAAACGAGACTCCGACGCCAACAGAAAGCTCCACGGCATATGTGAGTGAGTCCATGCCGGATGCAACGCCATCACCCGCTGATCTCAGTGCCATGTACGCCAGGGTGCAGAAGACGCCGAAGAACTCGCCACAAATGAAGCTTCAGGAGCAGGCTCAAGTTATACAGCCGCCAATAATTCCGCCTGCTGTCAATAAACAGATAAGGCCTCCTGTTATTCAAAACCAGATAATGGATAAGGCTGTACAACCTACAAAAACTATTCAGCAGTTACCAAGCCCTGCGATTCAACCTCCCACTCAACCTGTGGCTTTGGGTCACTTTCTCCACGAATCCCTGAAGAACGGCAACTTCTTTCAGTTCATGCCACTGCCCGAGGAACCGAGTGGCACTGAATCCTCCTGCTCAGCCAGTCAGACTACCGAGTCCTCTGTTATACGCCAGCCCCCGGTGAAGTCGCCTCCTCCGCTGACCCATCAATCCCTCAACAATATCAGCGAGCAGCATTCGCCGCCCAAGAAGAATCGCAATCTCTCCCGCTCGGAACTTTCCCTGCAGCGCAGCGAGATCTTTCTGGATAATCTGTGTCGCAGTGAACTGGTGCTGGATCGCCTGGAAAAGGTGCCCAAT AACACTTCCCAGTTGGATTCCGTGTCGTATGACATGCCCAACGAAGGCGCCGATGAGTTGTATGCGGATTACAGCTTGGGTGAGGCGGGCAGCTCCTTTGCGACCAACGATTATGGCTCTGGACACATTGAGCCGGAGCCGGCTAACCAGAGTACGCCGAAAAAGAAGCAGAGCCAGCGGTTTACGACCAAG CCCTCGCGCAATCTAACCATTGATATAAACGATGGCCCAGCCACGCCGTTGCGTTCGTTTGGCCAGAATCTCAGCTTCAGTTGCCCCACAACTCCCCAGCAGGCGGAGGCTTCCAAGGTGGAGGATCCCGGCCtgcacaacagcagcagtttGGGTGAGCTCATGCAGACGATGCCCAATCCCAGCGACAGCCAGTTGATGTCGGTCAGCGCTTTGGCTCGCTATCGCCTGCTAAAGAATGCTCTACGTCGGTCGTATCGCAAGGGCAAGGATTTCTTCCTGGCGGAGAAGCAGCGACTCACTCACAGCCTCAATCTCTCGAGGGATCAATCGAATCAAACGGACGGGGAGCTGGACAGCAGTAGCTACTATGCCAGCTTTAACCTCGACTCCTTGTTGAATGAGTCGCTAAATCCCAGTGAGCAGCTGGCTCAGGCTGTGAGTATATGTCGTCAGATGCCGGAACTGGAGATCTCTGCTGAGATGGTGGAGGCGGAGCGACTGCTGCTCTTCTCCAGCCTGCAAAAGGTAGCTCCTCTTGGCTGTCAATTAAGTGAGACTGCCTTGGCGGCCAGGCGGCAGTCGCAGTGCCTTCTGATCGATGCCATGGAACTGCCTGTGCGGGCCGACGTCAGCCAGGATATGTTTTTCAACTACCACTACATCTGCACCTTTGAGTGCGGCGGACGCATTCGCTCCACGCAGTCGGTGGAGTGCCAGAATGGTTCTGCCATCTTTCGGGACTGTGGTTTGGAGTTTTATAGTGGTGATAAAGCGGAATCTTTGGAGCTGCGCTGTCAGATCTTCATGCTGCGCCTGCGCAAGGTTTCCACTCTGGCTTTGGAGCCCTCGAAGTCACTG CGAAGAGGCAGTGGTAACTTAGGTTCCGCCAACTCGAGTTCTTCAGCGGGTTCTAGTAACGAACAGATCATCTCCCGCTTTCGCCTGCATGCTTCCTTTAAGCTGCGCGCCATGGATTTGGCACCCTTTCATCTGGTGGCTACAGAATCGAGAGCCAGCGATAAGATCTGCCTGCGCAGCTCGCGATCCTGGCAATTGCCTTTAACCACACACACCAAATCCACCAATTTGGGACCGGCTATATCGATTACGGGTAGAGTGGATCTACGGCTGCCCAAAGGAAGATTTTCGGGCTACCTAAATGTTCAGGATCCGAAGAACAGGCACCACTGGAATCGAAGATGGTGCAGCCTGGATGGCGTACGCCTCTCCGTTTGGCAACATGAAGATAATCTAGGAGACGACTCACCCATTTTCTCGCTGGAGCTGCCCGGTTGCGGACAATCCTCGATAGCTGCAGCCCCGCGGGATCTTTGTGCCCGGGCCAGAAGCTTTTTGGTGCAGGGAAAGGAATCTGATTATGAGTCGGGAGTGTTTTTTGCTGCCGACACTCAGCCGGAGCTCCTAAAATGGCTAACGCACTTGAATGAGGCTCTGGATTTTGCCAGGCACTGGCTAGGTTCCACCTGA
- the Pal2 gene encoding peptidyl-alpha-hydroxyglycine alpha-amidating lyase 2, whose translation MSRLLFATLLAISLGCVAPSSSGSNHLPAGLAVDLGPGVNLNERFFDQVRALIKRRLQEKGLAKQTEQPELPLPLAEDDALALQNQRSYDNVPLPAASVPTPVLVENWPTEQHSFGQVTAVAVDPQGNPVVFHRAERYWDVNTFNESNIYYLIEYGPIKENTIYVLDAKTGAIKSGWGSNMFYMPHGMTIDTHGNYWITDVAMHQAFKFKPFSNKPLLTIGKRFRPGSSVKQLCKPTSIAVAKTGEFFIADGYCNSRILKFNAAGKLLRTIPQPPEFLSLQVPHAITLLEHLDLLCIADRENMRVVCPKAGLISSHGEGEPAATIQEPDLGRVFGVASYGDIVFAVNGPTSMLPVRGFTIDPRSETIIGHWGEFKNPHSMAVSVNGSALYVTEIGTNHQTNRVWKYVLA comes from the exons ATGTCGCGTCTCCTGTTCGCGACCCTGCTGGCCATAAGTTTGGGTTGTGTGGCGCCCAGCAGCAGTGGCAGCAACCACCTGCCAGCGGGATTAGCAGTGGATCTGGGGCCAGGTGTGAACCTCAACGAGCGCTTCTTCGACCAGGTGCGGGCGCTCATCAAGAGGAGGCTCCAGGAGAAGGGACTGGCGAAGCAAACGGAGCAGCCGGAGCTGCCCTTGCCACTGGCCGAGGACGATGCCCTGGCTCTGCAGAATCAACGCAGCTACGACAATGTGCCCCTTCCGGCGGCCAGTGTTCCCACGCCTGTGCTCGTCGAGAACTGGCCCACCGAGCAGCACAGCTTTGGCCAGGTCACCGCCGTGGCCGTGGATCCACAGGGAAACCCAGTGGTTTTCCACCGCGCCGAACGCTACTGGGATGTAAA TACCTTCAACGAGAGCAATATATACTACCTAATTGAATACGGGCCCATTAAGGAGAACACCATTTATGTGCTTGACGCAAAGACGGGAGCCATTAAGTCGGGATGGGGATCGAATATGTTTTATATGCCACATGGCATGACCATCGATACTCATGGAAATTATTGGATTACCGATGTGGCCATGCACCAGGCTTTTAAg TTTAAGCCCTTCAGCAACAAGCCACTGCTCACCATTGGCAAGCGATTTAGGCCCGGATCATCCGTTAAGCAACTGTGCAAGCCCACTTCCATCGCCGTGGCTAAAACGGGGGAG TTCTTTATCGCTGATGGCTACTGCAATAGTCGGATACTCAAGTTCAATGCCGCTGGCAAGCTGTTACGCACGATTCCCCAGCCACCCG AATTCCTTTCATTACAGGTGCCCCATGCCATCACCTTGCTGGAACACCTGGATCTCTTGTGCATCGCTGATAGGGAGAATATGCGCGTAGTCTGTCCCAA AGCTGGCTTGATATCCTCCCATGGCGAGGGTGAACCGGCGGCCACCATCCAGGAACCGGACTTGGGTCGCGTCTTCGGGGTCGCCAGCTATGGGGACATAGTGTTCGCCGTCAATGGACCCACTTCCATGCTGCCCGTGCGGGGATTCACCATCGATCCGCGCTCAGAGACGATCATCGGGCACTGGGGAGAGTTCAAGAACCCGCACTCCATGGCGGTCAGTGTCAACGGATCGGCACTGTATGTGACCGAGATCGGGACCAACCACCAGACGAATCGAGTGTGGAAGTATGTGCTGGCCTGA
- the l(2)efl gene encoding protein lethal(2)essential for life: MSVVPLMFRDWWDELDFPMRTSRLLDQHFGQGLRRDDLMSSVWNSRPTVLRSGYLRPWQKNSLQKQESGSTLNIDSEKFEVILDVQQFSPSEITVKIADRFVIVEGKHEEKQDEHGYVSRQFSRRYQLPSDVNPDSVTSSLSSDGLLTIKAPMKALPPPSTERLVQITQTGPSSKEDNARKVETSTA, encoded by the exons ATGTCCGTAGTGCCCCTGATGTTCCGCGACTGGTGGGATGAGCTCGACTTTCCAATGCGCACCTCGCGCCTCTTGGACCAGCACTTTGGACAGGGACTGAGGAGGGATGACCTCATGTCCTCGGTGTGGAATTCCCGACCCACTGTCCTGCGATCCGGATATCTGCGCCCCTGGCAGAAGAACAGCCTGCAGAAGCAGGAGTCCGGATCCACCCTGAACATTGATAGCGAAAAATTCGAGGTGATTCTGGATGTCCAGCAGTTCTCACCCTCCGAGATCACCGTCAAGATAGCCGACCGATTCGTCATTGTGGAGGGAAAGCACGAGGAGAAGCAGGACGAGCACGGCTATGTCTCCCGTCAGTTCTCCAGACGCTACCAGCTGCCAA GTGATGTCAATCCCGACTCGGTCACCTCCTCCCTCTCCTCCGATGGCCTGCTGACCATCAAGGCGCCCATGAAGGCGCTGCCACCTCCCTCGACTGAACGCCTCGTGCAGATCACACAGACTGGTCCCTCCTCCAAGGAGGACAATGCCAGGAAGGTGGAGACCTCCACCGCCTAA